From a region of the Gimesia sp. genome:
- a CDS encoding DUF1553 domain-containing protein: MPEPVRVVSVLGFLTLITVSTPALEAAEKVDYLKQIKPLLTEKCYACHSTLKQEAELRVETRELMLNGGDSGAALVPGKPDDSLLLYRIMAEGDEQMPPPEEGARLSTKQIELIKTWIEQGAESPVETIPGRPEDHWAFQPPVKYKLPAGNQLNPIDALLKAKQQAQNLIPVAPASRRILLRRVYLDLIGLPPSPEEIEQFVNDTDPKAYEKAVDRLLASPQYGERWGRHWMDIWRYTDWYGLGKQLRYSQKHIWHWRDWIIDSLNNDSSYAEMVQDMLAADEIKPTDRDALRATGFLARHYYLFNRTTWLDSTLEHTSKAFLGLTMNCAKCHDHKYDPLTHHDYYQMRAIFEPYQVRLDPVPGVTDLEQDGLPRIFDAHNDAKTYVHVRGNEKDPDESQAMPPATPEIFTFREYKPAPVSLPATAHHPALQEFVLKDQLEAADAKIAAAQSSHQKAEQQLAELEKTARSQVAQAQTPAPSKPFLIDDFAKANTELWELGPGQWAYQDGKLIQTKTGYGRAYLRSKADHPEDFQATFKFKTTGGDKWRSVGLAFDVNGDREKWIYLSAVQPGSKLQVSYKEDAKSIYPSEGRHACEVSLNENYEMEIKVRDRLVNVSLNGEHAIAYTLPLAREAGKIDLLAFDAAAEFDSVKIIPLPADAEMIQGKQPAKPSLEVAQARTRTAAAALQSAKLYKASLEAAFAADKAAYSDLPEEKQTELKRAAALAARQYELAQAKEKLAQLQEKRQATTKAADQKKLDKEIQTADSKLQAARKAIEEPGEKYTRVRASRKALEGPAETEASRSQPYPTTSTGRRTAFARWVTDRQNPLTARVAVNHIWLRHFGQPLVEDVTDFGLRSKQPLHQDLLDWLAVDFMEHNWSMKHLHRLMVTSQTYQLSSSTRDADPQTLKADSANAYYWRRNTVRMESEVIRDSLLSLAGELDLTLGGPTIDPDKNTDSKRRSLYFTYSRDSQEKFLSMFDAADIFACYRRQESVVPQQALALANSKVSLQMARKITARLRKQAPEANDEEFVKRAYELILCVEPTAEAQSLCLQALGEMQSVLKTSGQKEPLWRSRENLVHALLNHNDFITIR; this comes from the coding sequence TTGCCTGAACCTGTTCGTGTCGTTTCAGTTCTGGGATTTTTAACCCTGATCACTGTCTCAACGCCTGCTTTAGAGGCTGCGGAGAAAGTTGACTACCTGAAACAGATCAAACCTCTGCTGACCGAAAAATGCTATGCCTGCCACAGTACGCTGAAGCAGGAAGCCGAGTTACGCGTCGAAACCCGCGAGCTGATGCTCAACGGCGGTGACAGCGGAGCGGCCCTCGTTCCCGGCAAACCAGATGACAGCCTGCTGCTCTACCGGATCATGGCAGAGGGAGACGAACAGATGCCTCCGCCCGAGGAAGGTGCACGTCTCTCAACTAAGCAGATCGAACTCATCAAAACCTGGATTGAGCAGGGGGCAGAGTCGCCGGTCGAGACCATACCCGGACGTCCGGAAGACCACTGGGCTTTCCAGCCTCCCGTCAAATATAAACTTCCTGCAGGAAATCAGTTGAATCCGATTGATGCACTCCTGAAGGCAAAACAACAGGCACAGAATCTGATCCCCGTCGCTCCGGCTTCCAGGCGAATTTTACTCAGACGTGTCTATCTGGATCTGATCGGCCTGCCACCTTCACCGGAAGAGATCGAACAATTCGTAAACGACACCGATCCCAAAGCCTATGAAAAAGCCGTAGATCGCCTGCTGGCCAGTCCCCAATATGGAGAACGCTGGGGCAGACACTGGATGGATATCTGGCGCTATACTGACTGGTACGGTCTGGGAAAACAGTTACGTTACAGCCAGAAGCATATCTGGCACTGGCGGGACTGGATAATTGACTCACTGAATAACGACAGCAGTTACGCCGAGATGGTGCAGGACATGCTGGCGGCAGACGAAATCAAGCCGACCGATCGCGATGCACTGCGGGCCACCGGCTTCCTCGCACGACACTATTACCTGTTTAATCGCACAACCTGGCTGGACAGCACCCTGGAACACACATCGAAAGCGTTTCTGGGACTCACCATGAACTGTGCCAAGTGCCACGATCATAAGTATGACCCTTTGACCCATCACGACTATTACCAGATGCGGGCCATCTTCGAACCATATCAGGTCCGCCTGGATCCCGTTCCGGGCGTCACCGACCTGGAGCAAGACGGGCTCCCGCGGATCTTCGATGCACACAATGATGCCAAGACCTATGTGCATGTCCGGGGTAACGAAAAAGATCCGGACGAAAGCCAGGCCATGCCGCCTGCAACACCGGAGATTTTCACGTTCCGAGAATATAAGCCTGCACCGGTCTCTCTCCCCGCAACCGCACATCATCCTGCCCTGCAGGAATTTGTTCTCAAAGACCAGTTAGAAGCCGCTGACGCAAAAATCGCTGCAGCACAGAGCAGTCATCAGAAAGCGGAACAGCAACTGGCGGAACTGGAAAAGACGGCCCGGTCTCAGGTTGCTCAAGCCCAGACGCCTGCTCCCTCCAAACCCTTTCTGATCGACGATTTTGCAAAAGCCAATACGGAACTCTGGGAACTCGGTCCCGGACAATGGGCCTATCAGGATGGAAAACTGATCCAGACAAAAACCGGTTACGGCCGCGCTTACCTGCGATCAAAGGCGGATCACCCCGAGGACTTCCAGGCCACATTCAAATTCAAAACTACAGGTGGTGATAAATGGCGGTCAGTTGGACTCGCATTCGATGTGAATGGAGACCGGGAAAAGTGGATTTACCTGAGTGCCGTCCAACCCGGTTCCAAGCTGCAGGTCAGCTACAAAGAAGATGCAAAATCTATCTATCCCTCCGAGGGGCGCCACGCCTGCGAAGTCAGCCTGAATGAGAACTATGAAATGGAAATCAAAGTTCGCGATCGGCTGGTCAACGTCTCCCTCAATGGCGAACATGCAATCGCTTATACTCTACCGCTGGCACGGGAAGCCGGAAAAATCGATCTGCTGGCATTCGATGCTGCCGCGGAATTCGATTCTGTCAAGATTATCCCACTGCCAGCTGATGCAGAAATGATTCAAGGTAAACAACCAGCCAAACCGAGCCTGGAAGTCGCACAGGCCAGGACCAGAACCGCGGCAGCAGCCCTGCAGTCGGCAAAACTGTATAAAGCCTCGCTGGAGGCCGCATTCGCCGCGGATAAAGCCGCATATTCTGATCTGCCCGAAGAGAAACAGACCGAACTGAAACGCGCTGCCGCCCTGGCGGCCCGTCAGTATGAGCTGGCTCAGGCAAAAGAGAAACTGGCCCAGCTTCAGGAAAAACGGCAAGCGACCACTAAAGCAGCGGATCAGAAAAAACTGGACAAAGAGATTCAGACCGCCGACAGCAAACTGCAGGCAGCCCGGAAAGCGATTGAGGAACCAGGTGAAAAATACACGCGGGTTCGTGCTTCGCGTAAGGCTCTGGAAGGACCAGCTGAAACGGAAGCTTCCCGTTCGCAGCCTTACCCTACAACCAGCACCGGCCGACGCACTGCCTTCGCCCGCTGGGTCACTGATCGCCAGAATCCACTGACCGCCCGCGTGGCCGTCAACCACATCTGGTTGAGGCACTTTGGTCAGCCACTGGTGGAAGATGTAACCGACTTCGGCCTGCGTTCCAAACAGCCACTGCATCAGGATCTGCTTGACTGGCTGGCAGTCGATTTCATGGAACACAACTGGAGCATGAAACACCTGCATCGCCTGATGGTCACTTCACAGACTTATCAACTCAGCAGTTCAACCCGCGACGCCGACCCTCAAACACTCAAAGCTGATTCAGCCAATGCGTATTACTGGCGTCGGAATACTGTCCGCATGGAATCGGAAGTCATCCGTGACAGCCTGCTCTCCCTGGCAGGAGAACTGGACCTGACGCTGGGTGGCCCCACCATCGATCCTGACAAAAATACAGACAGCAAACGCCGCAGCCTGTACTTCACCTACTCTCGTGATTCCCAGGAAAAATTCCTGAGTATGTTTGATGCCGCTGACATCTTTGCCTGTTACCGTCGTCAGGAAAGTGTAGTCCCTCAGCAGGCACTGGCTCTGGCAAACAGTAAAGTTTCCCTGCAGATGGCACGTAAAATCACGGCTCGATTACGAAAACAGGCTCCCGAAGCCAATGACGAGGAATTCGTCAAGCGTGCCTATGAACTGATTCTGTGTGTCGAACCGACGGCCGAGGCCCAGTCACTCTGTCTGCAGGCCCTGGGTGAAATGCAATCCGTCCTCAAGACGTCCGGGCAGAAAGAACCGCTCTGGCGTTCCCGCGAGAACCTGGTTCACGCCTTACTTAACCATAATGATTTCATCACCATTCGCTGA
- a CDS encoding DUF1501 domain-containing protein, whose protein sequence is MNHRSYTDQTQSPLPRRHFMSSLGSGLAGISLASLLQEEAQASGHHPPTGQPHFRPKAKSVIWLFMRGGVSHMESFDPKPMLTKYEGKSISETPWKDVQDPEKLKKVRVVVVNDANGQQRNKIYPLQVGYKKYGESGIEVSDWFPHIGGCVDDISIVRSMWTTDDNHGAQVQFHSGRHMLDGRVPTIGAWVNYGLGTLNQNLPQFINMGPRFFDVRDGHYLGPAYDSVPLKVDPKNPLPYAKPELDLSHREQQIEFSLVNQLNQLSAEQYPNDTTLQARMKSYELAFRMQTAVPEVIRFDQETKETQDLYGLNNPETKPFGMQLLAARRFVEKGVRFIQIMHGPGAAGAWDSHSNLQKSHSKLANQVDQPAAGLLKDLKRRGLLKDTIVVFATEFGRTPGSQGSNGRDHHPYGFSIWMAGGGLKGGVAHGATDELGFHAVEKPHYVTDVHATLMKQLGLNARLLEVPGHKRIEMDFGHPIDEIIA, encoded by the coding sequence ATGAATCATCGATCATATACTGATCAGACACAAAGCCCGTTACCCCGCCGTCATTTTATGAGCAGCCTGGGTTCCGGACTGGCTGGAATCTCTCTGGCTTCACTGTTGCAGGAAGAGGCCCAAGCCTCCGGACATCACCCGCCGACCGGACAGCCACACTTTCGTCCCAAAGCCAAAAGTGTGATCTGGCTGTTCATGCGGGGTGGAGTGAGTCATATGGAGAGCTTCGATCCCAAGCCGATGCTCACCAAATACGAGGGGAAATCGATCAGTGAAACTCCCTGGAAAGACGTGCAGGACCCGGAAAAGCTGAAAAAAGTCCGAGTGGTTGTCGTCAATGATGCCAACGGTCAGCAGCGGAATAAAATCTATCCGTTGCAGGTCGGTTACAAAAAGTATGGCGAAAGTGGTATCGAAGTCAGCGACTGGTTCCCCCATATCGGCGGCTGCGTCGATGACATTTCGATCGTGCGTTCAATGTGGACGACCGATGACAACCACGGTGCCCAGGTGCAGTTCCATTCCGGCCGTCACATGCTCGATGGGCGTGTGCCTACCATTGGCGCCTGGGTCAACTATGGGCTCGGCACTCTGAACCAGAACCTCCCACAGTTTATTAATATGGGGCCGCGTTTCTTTGACGTACGCGACGGTCATTATCTGGGCCCCGCCTATGATTCCGTTCCTCTGAAAGTCGACCCTAAAAACCCGCTGCCTTATGCCAAGCCGGAACTGGATCTTTCTCACCGGGAACAGCAGATTGAGTTTTCGCTGGTCAACCAGTTGAATCAACTCAGTGCCGAACAGTATCCGAACGATACTACGCTACAGGCACGCATGAAATCCTACGAACTGGCGTTCCGCATGCAGACCGCCGTCCCGGAGGTGATTCGTTTCGATCAGGAAACCAAAGAGACCCAGGATCTCTACGGACTCAACAACCCGGAGACCAAACCGTTTGGCATGCAGCTGCTGGCAGCCCGTCGGTTCGTCGAGAAGGGAGTTCGATTCATACAAATTATGCACGGGCCTGGTGCCGCCGGTGCCTGGGATTCGCACTCCAACCTCCAGAAAAGCCATTCCAAACTGGCCAATCAGGTTGATCAGCCAGCCGCCGGTCTGCTGAAAGACCTCAAACGCCGCGGCCTGCTCAAAGATACGATCGTCGTCTTCGCCACCGAATTCGGACGGACCCCCGGATCACAGGGAAGTAATGGCCGCGATCACCATCCCTACGGATTCTCAATCTGGATGGCCGGCGGTGGACTGAAAGGGGGCGTTGCACACGGAGCAACCGATGAACTCGGCTTCCACGCCGTGGAAAAACCGCATTATGTGACCGACGTGCATGCCACCCTGATGAAGCAGCTTGGCCTGAATGCCCGTCTGCTGGAAGTGCCCGGTCATAAGCGTATCGAAATGGATTTCGGTCACCCCATTGATGAAATCATCGCATAA
- a CDS encoding sialate O-acetylesterase, with translation MLRSVCLALTLFSSLLLLNIDRATAKTYRVYFLGGQSNMDGYGYVKDLPKDLSDQVSGVMIFHANPAPDAVPVDGRGIWAPLKPGHGAGFKSDGTSNTYSDRFGVELTFARKIKELAPDEPVALIKISRGGTSIAIDAAGKFGCWDPDFNSGTGAGQGINQYDHFLAGMKRALQTRDIDQDGEPDTLVPAGIVWMQGESDAAYTEEIAQQYEANLKRLMDLIRATLLTDDLPVVIGRISDSGDNPEGKVWKYGEIVRDAQASFVKKDGHAALVTSTDGYGYSDRWHYNSAGYLDLGSKFAQALWKAPQD, from the coding sequence ATGCTGCGTTCTGTCTGTCTCGCGCTGACACTGTTTTCATCCCTGCTGTTGCTGAATATCGATCGGGCAACTGCGAAAACCTACCGGGTGTATTTCCTGGGAGGCCAGTCGAACATGGATGGATATGGCTATGTCAAAGATCTGCCGAAAGACTTAAGTGACCAGGTCTCTGGAGTGATGATCTTTCACGCGAACCCGGCACCAGATGCAGTCCCCGTCGATGGCCGCGGAATCTGGGCTCCTCTGAAACCCGGTCATGGAGCCGGTTTCAAGTCGGATGGAACTTCGAATACATACTCCGATCGATTTGGTGTGGAGCTGACCTTCGCCCGTAAGATTAAGGAACTGGCCCCTGATGAACCGGTGGCACTGATCAAGATCTCGCGTGGTGGCACCTCAATCGCCATCGATGCCGCCGGCAAATTCGGTTGTTGGGACCCAGATTTTAACAGTGGAACCGGTGCAGGGCAGGGAATCAACCAGTACGACCACTTTCTGGCAGGCATGAAACGAGCCTTACAGACACGTGATATCGATCAGGACGGAGAGCCAGATACGCTGGTGCCGGCTGGAATTGTCTGGATGCAGGGAGAAAGTGATGCTGCCTACACCGAAGAAATCGCCCAGCAGTATGAAGCCAACCTCAAGCGACTGATGGACTTAATACGCGCTACACTACTGACAGATGACCTGCCCGTTGTGATTGGACGTATTTCTGATTCCGGAGATAATCCGGAGGGAAAGGTCTGGAAGTATGGTGAAATTGTACGCGATGCCCAGGCGTCGTTCGTCAAAAAAGACGGACATGCGGCCCTGGTAACCAGTACAGACGGATATGGTTATTCGGATCGTTGGCACTATAATTCAGCAGGTTATCTGGATTTAGGCAGTAAATTTGCCCAGGCCCTATGGAAAGCCCCCCAGGATTAG
- the yegQ gene encoding tRNA 5-hydroxyuridine modification protein YegQ, with translation MSVTKPELLSPAGTRKAMQYAYAFGADAVYAGQPRYSLRVRENEFNKLDVMADAVAEAHKLGKKFYIASNIAPHNLKVRSYLKNMEPVIDMQPDALIMSDPGLIMMVRERWPDVPIHLSVQANAVNYATVKFWQKFGLTRIILSRELSIKEVAEIQEECPDMELEVFVHGALCIAYSGRCLLSGYMNHRDSNQGNCTNACRWDYKVNEAVQTPEGDIVLKNPPPPREPQLPIVDQVFLLEEPQRPGEYMPAYEDEHGTYIMNSKDLRAVQHVKTFTDMGISSLKIEGRTKSFFYAARTAQVYRKAIDDAAAGVEFNYELMEMLDSLSNRGYTEGFFQRHASESMQNYEHGRSVASKQQFVGDIIDRDADGLIVDVKNKFGLNDELELMTPAGNTVFSLKSLLNQKSESVDVAPGSGHVVKIPFTENQLEESAGSMSDHDQQFALLMKSVGTPATASLT, from the coding sequence ATGTCTGTAACCAAACCTGAACTGCTTTCCCCAGCCGGAACCCGCAAAGCCATGCAGTACGCTTACGCCTTCGGGGCGGATGCCGTCTACGCGGGACAGCCCCGTTACAGCCTGCGTGTGCGGGAAAACGAATTCAATAAACTGGATGTCATGGCGGATGCGGTTGCCGAAGCACACAAGCTGGGTAAAAAATTCTACATCGCCAGCAACATCGCCCCTCACAACCTCAAGGTCCGCAGTTACCTCAAGAATATGGAACCGGTCATCGACATGCAGCCCGATGCGTTGATCATGTCGGATCCGGGACTGATTATGATGGTCCGCGAACGCTGGCCCGATGTGCCGATCCATCTTTCAGTGCAGGCCAACGCAGTCAACTATGCCACCGTCAAGTTCTGGCAGAAGTTTGGTTTGACCCGGATCATTCTGTCGCGGGAACTGTCCATCAAGGAAGTGGCTGAGATCCAGGAAGAATGCCCCGACATGGAGCTCGAAGTCTTCGTGCATGGCGCACTGTGTATTGCCTATTCCGGACGTTGCCTGCTATCGGGGTATATGAATCATCGCGATTCCAACCAGGGGAACTGCACCAACGCCTGTCGCTGGGACTATAAAGTCAACGAAGCCGTACAGACACCAGAAGGGGACATCGTGTTGAAGAATCCCCCGCCCCCACGTGAACCACAGTTGCCGATCGTGGACCAGGTTTTCCTGCTCGAAGAACCACAACGACCGGGAGAGTATATGCCCGCCTATGAAGACGAGCATGGCACCTACATCATGAACTCCAAAGATCTCCGCGCGGTACAGCATGTGAAGACCTTTACCGACATGGGCATCAGTTCGTTGAAAATTGAGGGACGCACCAAGTCCTTCTTTTATGCAGCCCGCACCGCACAGGTCTATCGTAAAGCCATCGACGATGCTGCAGCAGGGGTGGAGTTCAATTACGAACTGATGGAAATGCTCGACAGCCTGTCGAATCGCGGTTATACGGAAGGTTTCTTCCAGAGACATGCATCAGAGAGCATGCAGAATTACGAGCACGGTCGTTCGGTTGCCAGCAAGCAACAGTTTGTCGGCGATATCATCGACCGCGATGCAGACGGTCTGATTGTTGATGTCAAAAACAAGTTCGGGCTCAATGATGAACTCGAGCTGATGACTCCTGCAGGGAATACGGTCTTCTCACTGAAATCGCTACTGAACCAGAAATCAGAATCTGTGGACGTGGCGCCGGGCAGTGGGCACGTAGTGAAGATTCCCTTCACAGAGAATCAGCTTGAAGAGAGTGCAGGCTCGATGAGCGACCACGATCAACAGTTCGCACTGCTCATGAAATCGGTTGGGACGCCAGCGACGGCTTCACTCACCTAG
- a CDS encoding BON domain-containing protein yields MLQTQICQGQVQTLSTSGGSQSSRGGNQSLGGSTSGLGGSSGTAQTPLNNLQTPLSSGMGTPQNLNSQNNFIGRSDAAQNAFIGRNNAQSATGGAPGQNRNFNRATGGGSQNSLNQRNAGQTGPRVPEFRPQLRVAFTAPAIPMSNVSASIGNSFDQLRTRNDKLSGVQFQVNADHSVTLRGEVDSAGTRKLVEFLAMLEPGVRMVNNELTVKGQK; encoded by the coding sequence ATGCTGCAAACGCAAATCTGTCAGGGGCAGGTGCAGACGCTTTCTACCAGTGGTGGCTCACAATCATCACGGGGGGGTAATCAATCTTTGGGAGGATCCACATCCGGGTTGGGGGGAAGTTCAGGGACAGCACAGACTCCTCTGAACAATCTGCAGACACCGCTCTCATCTGGAATGGGGACGCCACAGAATCTGAACTCTCAGAACAATTTTATTGGCCGCTCTGATGCTGCGCAGAATGCATTTATTGGTCGCAATAATGCCCAGTCTGCGACCGGCGGTGCTCCCGGACAGAATCGGAATTTCAATCGTGCGACGGGGGGAGGCTCGCAAAACAGTCTGAATCAGCGGAATGCGGGGCAGACGGGGCCCAGGGTCCCTGAGTTCCGACCCCAGTTACGAGTCGCATTTACGGCGCCGGCTATTCCCATGAGTAACGTCTCCGCTTCAATCGGGAATTCCTTCGATCAACTGCGAACCCGAAATGACAAATTGAGTGGTGTTCAGTTTCAGGTCAACGCCGATCACAGTGTGACACTGCGTGGTGAAGTCGACTCAGCAGGAACTCGGAAGCTGGTCGAATTCCTGGCGATGCTCGAGCCGGGAGTGCGCATGGTCAACAACGAACTGACTGTTAAAGGTCAGAAGTAA